One Halalkalicoccus sp. NIPERK01 genomic region harbors:
- a CDS encoding phosphosulfolactate synthase has translation MERAFDFLRLNDRPEKPRDRGITEIRGPYYDPMGPRELRDILETMGHWVDIYKFSGGSFALMPEEAVRELIGICHDHDVQVSTGGFVEHVLVADHEHVGAYVEEAAELGFDIVEISSGFLAIDTDDLVALTELVQDHGLKAKPEINVQFGAGGASSVEELEGEEAIDPASAIREAERHLEAGAYKIMVESEGITERVREWRTDVAFAIANEVGIENCVFEAADPEVFEWYLKNFGPNVNLFVDNSQIVELECMRSGLWGKKSSWGRIASYRPE, from the coding sequence ATGGAGCGCGCATTCGACTTCCTGCGGCTCAACGACCGACCGGAGAAGCCACGCGACCGGGGCATCACCGAGATACGCGGCCCCTACTACGACCCGATGGGGCCGCGCGAACTGCGCGATATACTGGAAACGATGGGCCACTGGGTGGACATCTACAAGTTCTCGGGGGGTTCGTTCGCGCTGATGCCCGAGGAGGCGGTGCGCGAGCTAATCGGGATCTGTCACGATCACGACGTGCAGGTCTCGACGGGCGGGTTCGTCGAGCACGTCCTCGTCGCGGATCACGAGCACGTCGGGGCGTACGTCGAGGAGGCCGCCGAGTTGGGCTTCGACATCGTCGAGATCTCCTCGGGCTTCCTCGCCATCGACACCGACGATCTGGTGGCGCTGACCGAACTCGTCCAGGATCACGGACTGAAGGCGAAACCCGAGATCAACGTCCAGTTCGGCGCGGGCGGGGCCTCGTCGGTCGAGGAACTGGAGGGCGAGGAGGCGATCGACCCCGCGAGCGCGATCCGGGAGGCCGAGCGCCACCTCGAGGCCGGCGCGTACAAGATCATGGTCGAATCCGAGGGGATCACCGAGCGGGTGCGCGAGTGGCGCACGGACGTCGCGTTCGCCATCGCCAACGAGGTCGGGATCGAGAACTGCGTCTTCGAGGCGGCCGATCCCGAGGTGTTCGAGTGGTACCTCAAGAACTTCGGGCCGAACGTCAACCTGTTCGTGGACAACTCCCAGATCGTCGAACTCGAGTGCATGCGCTCGGGGCTGTGGGGCAAGAAGTCCAGCTGGGGCCGGATCGCCTCGTATCGCCCGGAGTGA
- a CDS encoding universal stress protein, whose translation MYDSVLIPTDGSEMVDTTLEHGLRIARDHDATVHALYVVDSRVARAAEDAREAVEASLRSDGEEAVEHVLARAEEAGLEAVGEIRTGTPQKEIVEYAEEEGIDLIAIGTHGKSPREKLLSMGSVTERVVDSASVPVLVVRD comes from the coding sequence ATGTACGACAGCGTCCTGATCCCGACCGACGGCAGCGAGATGGTCGACACCACGCTCGAACACGGCCTGCGGATCGCGCGCGACCACGACGCGACCGTCCACGCGCTGTACGTCGTCGACTCCCGTGTGGCTCGCGCCGCCGAGGACGCCCGCGAGGCCGTCGAGGCCTCGCTGCGATCCGACGGCGAGGAGGCGGTCGAGCACGTCCTCGCGCGCGCCGAGGAGGCCGGACTGGAGGCGGTCGGCGAGATCCGGACGGGAACGCCCCAGAAGGAGATCGTCGAGTACGCCGAGGAGGAAGGGATCGACCTGATCGCGATCGGCACGCACGGCAAGAGCCCCCGCGAGAAACTGCTGTCGATGGGGAGCGTCACCGAGCGGGTCGTCGACAGCGCGTCCGTGCCCGTGCTGGTCGTGCGCGACTAG